A window of the Dunckerocampus dactyliophorus isolate RoL2022-P2 chromosome 21, RoL_Ddac_1.1, whole genome shotgun sequence genome harbors these coding sequences:
- the LOC129174196 gene encoding uncharacterized protein LOC129174196 codes for MNCVLWVSVVFLAAGVSDLCLAGPLHAQCKVEWYLGIPCQAIYESLLSQIKKWEGMAGCRHGGQRCLYKLQSATVHFISAKHTSPFKRHVHVINFRLAPYHFFTCCRVSAMSISESWYEVKDHGTNYCNLYNLMEGSHLTEVRGYREITSDFLCTQRSSANCTVY; via the exons ATGAATTGCGTCCTTTGGGTCAGTGTGGTGTTTTTGGCAGCTGGCGTGTCTGATCTTTGTCTGGCTGGACCCCTCCACGCCCAGTGCAAAGTAGAATG GTATTTGGGGATACCGTGTCAAGCCATTTATGAATCCCTGCTTTCCCAGATAAAGAAGTGGGAAGGCATGGCGGGCTGCAGGCATGGAGGACAGCGCTGCTTGTACAAG CTGCAATCTGCCACCGTGCACTTCATATCTGCCAAACACACTAGTCCCTTTAAGAGACATGTCCATGTCATCAACTTCCGCCTCGCCCCCTACCATTTCTTCACTTGCTGTCGTGTTTCG GCCATGTCCATCTCTGAGAGCTGGTATGAGGTGAAAGACCATGGGACCAACTACTGCAACCTGTACAACCTTATGGAAG GAAGCCATCTCACAGAGGTCAGGGGTTACAGGGAGATCACCAGTGACTTTCTATGTACCCAACGCTCCTCTGCCAACTGTACAGTCTACTAA